A genome region from Coffea arabica cultivar ET-39 chromosome 7e, Coffea Arabica ET-39 HiFi, whole genome shotgun sequence includes the following:
- the LOC113700435 gene encoding uncharacterized protein isoform X3, producing the protein MAMPLKLVGKRVVRPSKVTKDMDTDREPTKFINYCNEAAATVANEDGGQLSIVKPQPESSIMHAYNSKSKDLLDSEENGNYSASSIESKLLFCKKDDFVQTAKPEGVCIPDKKPDICAVPESNILGKVKDFLGVISEANKRLQYDAKNNAEKYDLEVLHGNESEYIEMDLMLGVADLHTAEAVAAAESAMAGSQPTLAASVSISDDDDDHDIKSNEEVGSDSSNDEEKMFNGAGENSCSDVSRMQASNKRPKIVELS; encoded by the exons ATGGCAATGCCCCTCAAACTAGTAG gGAAGAGAGTTGTGAGGCCCTCAAAGGTCACAAAGGACATGGATACCGATCGG GAACCAACCAAGTTCATAAATTATTGCAATGAGGCAGCAGCTACTGTCGCCAACGAGGATGGTGGCCAACTAAGCATAGTCAAACCACAACCAGAGTCATCTATAATGCATGCTTATAATT CAAAAAGCAAAGATCTTTTGGACTCGGAGGAGAACGGCAACTACTCTGCCTCTTCTATAGAGTCAAAGCTTCTATTTTGCAAAAAAGATGATTTTGTGCAAACTGCAAAACCAGAAGGCGTTTGTATTCCTGATAAGAAACCCGATATATGCGCTGTTCCTGAAAGTAATATTCTTGGAAAAGTGAAGGACTTTTTGGGAGTCATATCAGAAGCGAATAAAAGACTGCAATATGATGCAAAGAACAACGCTGAAAAATATGATCTTGAAGTGCTTCATGGTAATGAGTCAGAATATATTGAAATGGATTTAATGCTGGGAGTTGCTGATCTTCATACTGCTGAGGCTGTTGCTGCTGCTGAGTCTGCAATGGCTGGTTCCCAGCCAACCTTGGCTGCTAGTGTTAGCATCAGTGATGATGACGATGACCATGATATTAAAAGTAATGAGGAAGTTGGTAGTGATAGTAGCAATGATGAAGAAAAGATGTTCAATGGTGCTGGTGAAAATTCCTGTAGTGATGTGTCCAGGATGCAAGCATCCAATAAACGCCCAAAAATTGTTGAACTCTCGTAA
- the LOC113700435 gene encoding uncharacterized protein isoform X4 translates to MRGYHFGNKEPTKFINYCNEAAATVANEDGGQLSIVKPQPESSIMHAYNSKSKDLLDSEENGNYSASSIESKLLFCKKDDFVQTAKPEGVCIPDKKPDICAVPESNILGKVKDFLGVISEANKRLQYDAKNNAEKYDLEVLHGNESEYIEMDLMLGVADLHTAEAVAAAESAMAGSQPTLAASVSISDDDDDHDIKSNEEVGSDSSNDEEKMFNGAGENSCSDVSRMQASNKRPKIVELS, encoded by the exons ATGCGTGGATACCACTTTGGTAACAAG GAACCAACCAAGTTCATAAATTATTGCAATGAGGCAGCAGCTACTGTCGCCAACGAGGATGGTGGCCAACTAAGCATAGTCAAACCACAACCAGAGTCATCTATAATGCATGCTTATAATT CAAAAAGCAAAGATCTTTTGGACTCGGAGGAGAACGGCAACTACTCTGCCTCTTCTATAGAGTCAAAGCTTCTATTTTGCAAAAAAGATGATTTTGTGCAAACTGCAAAACCAGAAGGCGTTTGTATTCCTGATAAGAAACCCGATATATGCGCTGTTCCTGAAAGTAATATTCTTGGAAAAGTGAAGGACTTTTTGGGAGTCATATCAGAAGCGAATAAAAGACTGCAATATGATGCAAAGAACAACGCTGAAAAATATGATCTTGAAGTGCTTCATGGTAATGAGTCAGAATATATTGAAATGGATTTAATGCTGGGAGTTGCTGATCTTCATACTGCTGAGGCTGTTGCTGCTGCTGAGTCTGCAATGGCTGGTTCCCAGCCAACCTTGGCTGCTAGTGTTAGCATCAGTGATGATGACGATGACCATGATATTAAAAGTAATGAGGAAGTTGGTAGTGATAGTAGCAATGATGAAGAAAAGATGTTCAATGGTGCTGGTGAAAATTCCTGTAGTGATGTGTCCAGGATGCAAGCATCCAATAAACGCCCAAAAATTGTTGAACTCTCGTAA
- the LOC113700435 gene encoding uncharacterized protein isoform X1, with the protein MTQKSYLFKCQRKKKSIPPNRHGNAPQTSREESCEALKGHKGHGYRSGLDLFSQTASGCVDTTLEPTKFINYCNEAAATVANEDGGQLSIVKPQPESSIMHAYNSKSKDLLDSEENGNYSASSIESKLLFCKKDDFVQTAKPEGVCIPDKKPDICAVPESNILGKVKDFLGVISEANKRLQYDAKNNAEKYDLEVLHGNESEYIEMDLMLGVADLHTAEAVAAAESAMAGSQPTLAASVSISDDDDDHDIKSNEEVGSDSSNDEEKMFNGAGENSCSDVSRMQASNKRPKIVELS; encoded by the exons ATGACCCAAAAGAGCTATCTTTTCAAATGCCAACGAAAGAAGAAATCAATTCCTCCCAATCGCCATGGCAATGCCCCTCAAACTAGTAG gGAAGAGAGTTGTGAGGCCCTCAAAGGTCACAAAGGACATGGATACCGATCGG GATTGGATCTCTTTTCACAAACAGCAAGTGGATGCGTGGATACCACTTTG GAACCAACCAAGTTCATAAATTATTGCAATGAGGCAGCAGCTACTGTCGCCAACGAGGATGGTGGCCAACTAAGCATAGTCAAACCACAACCAGAGTCATCTATAATGCATGCTTATAATT CAAAAAGCAAAGATCTTTTGGACTCGGAGGAGAACGGCAACTACTCTGCCTCTTCTATAGAGTCAAAGCTTCTATTTTGCAAAAAAGATGATTTTGTGCAAACTGCAAAACCAGAAGGCGTTTGTATTCCTGATAAGAAACCCGATATATGCGCTGTTCCTGAAAGTAATATTCTTGGAAAAGTGAAGGACTTTTTGGGAGTCATATCAGAAGCGAATAAAAGACTGCAATATGATGCAAAGAACAACGCTGAAAAATATGATCTTGAAGTGCTTCATGGTAATGAGTCAGAATATATTGAAATGGATTTAATGCTGGGAGTTGCTGATCTTCATACTGCTGAGGCTGTTGCTGCTGCTGAGTCTGCAATGGCTGGTTCCCAGCCAACCTTGGCTGCTAGTGTTAGCATCAGTGATGATGACGATGACCATGATATTAAAAGTAATGAGGAAGTTGGTAGTGATAGTAGCAATGATGAAGAAAAGATGTTCAATGGTGCTGGTGAAAATTCCTGTAGTGATGTGTCCAGGATGCAAGCATCCAATAAACGCCCAAAAATTGTTGAACTCTCGTAA
- the LOC113700435 gene encoding uncharacterized protein isoform X2, with protein MTQKSYLFKCQRKKKSIPPNRHGNAPQTRKRVVRPSKVTKDMDTDREPTKFINYCNEAAATVANEDGGQLSIVKPQPESSIMHAYNSKSKDLLDSEENGNYSASSIESKLLFCKKDDFVQTAKPEGVCIPDKKPDICAVPESNILGKVKDFLGVISEANKRLQYDAKNNAEKYDLEVLHGNESEYIEMDLMLGVADLHTAEAVAAAESAMAGSQPTLAASVSISDDDDDHDIKSNEEVGSDSSNDEEKMFNGAGENSCSDVSRMQASNKRPKIVELS; from the exons ATGACCCAAAAGAGCTATCTTTTCAAATGCCAACGAAAGAAGAAATCAATTCCTCCCAATCGCCATGGCAATGCCCCTCAAACTA gGAAGAGAGTTGTGAGGCCCTCAAAGGTCACAAAGGACATGGATACCGATCGG GAACCAACCAAGTTCATAAATTATTGCAATGAGGCAGCAGCTACTGTCGCCAACGAGGATGGTGGCCAACTAAGCATAGTCAAACCACAACCAGAGTCATCTATAATGCATGCTTATAATT CAAAAAGCAAAGATCTTTTGGACTCGGAGGAGAACGGCAACTACTCTGCCTCTTCTATAGAGTCAAAGCTTCTATTTTGCAAAAAAGATGATTTTGTGCAAACTGCAAAACCAGAAGGCGTTTGTATTCCTGATAAGAAACCCGATATATGCGCTGTTCCTGAAAGTAATATTCTTGGAAAAGTGAAGGACTTTTTGGGAGTCATATCAGAAGCGAATAAAAGACTGCAATATGATGCAAAGAACAACGCTGAAAAATATGATCTTGAAGTGCTTCATGGTAATGAGTCAGAATATATTGAAATGGATTTAATGCTGGGAGTTGCTGATCTTCATACTGCTGAGGCTGTTGCTGCTGCTGAGTCTGCAATGGCTGGTTCCCAGCCAACCTTGGCTGCTAGTGTTAGCATCAGTGATGATGACGATGACCATGATATTAAAAGTAATGAGGAAGTTGGTAGTGATAGTAGCAATGATGAAGAAAAGATGTTCAATGGTGCTGGTGAAAATTCCTGTAGTGATGTGTCCAGGATGCAAGCATCCAATAAACGCCCAAAAATTGTTGAACTCTCGTAA